TCTGAATCAAATTAGACTGACTTATTGTAAATCCATCTGAATCAAGTTAGACTGACTTAACTGTAAATCCATCTGAATCAAGTTACTGTAAATCCATCTGAATCAAGTTACTGTAAATCCATCTGAATCAAGTTACTGTAAATCCATCTGAATCAAGTTAGACTGACTTAACTGTAAATCCATCTGAATCAAGTTACTGTAAACGGATCTCTTACCATCTGTATGACAGTCAGGTACTTCTTCCACCACAGGTACTTCTGGATCTTGGGTCCAAAGGAGGCCAGACCATAGTACAGATACATCAGGACATGGATGGCTGCGTTCATGTGTGCACCAAAGAATGCTGCAAAGGGGAGGGGGGGAACCCAGACAGATAATGTGATGAGGGAGGGGGAAACCAGACAGATAATGTGATGAGGGAGGGGGGACCCAGACAGATAATGTGATGAGGGAGGGGGGACCCAGACAGATAATGTGATGAGGGAGGGGGGACCCAGACAGATAATGTGATGAGGGGAGGGGGGACCCAGACAGATAatgtgatgaggggggggggggggggacccagacagataatgtgatgaggggggggacccagacagataatgtgatgaggggggggggggggggcccagacagataatgtgatgagggggggggggggacccagacagataatgtgatgaggggggggggggacccagacagataatgtgatgagggaggggggacccagacagataatgtgatgagggaggggggacccagacagataatgtgatgaggggggggggacccagacagataatgtgatgaggggggggacgggacccagacagataatgtgatgagggggggggacccagacagataatgtgatgagggggggggacccagacagataatgtgatgagggggggggggggggggcccagaCAGATAATTTGATGAGGGGGGGGACCCAGACAGATAatgtgatgaggggggggggggggacccagacagataatgtgatgaggggggggacccagacagataatgtgatgaggggggggggacccAGACAGATAATGTGATGAGGGGGGGGTGACCCAGACAGATAATGTGATGAGGGAGGGGGGACCCAGACAGATAatgtgatgaggggggggggaacccagacagataatgtgatgagggggggggggacccagacagataatgtgatgaggggggggggggcccagacagataatgtgatgagggggggaacccagacagataatgtgatgaggggggggggggacccagaCAGATAATGTGATGAGATCCATTCCCAAATTACTAATAACGCATTAATTTATCGTTACTGCATTCGGCTACAGTTCAACGCAGAAGAAGAGATTCCTTTAATCTCAAAGGAAGTTGCTGGTTAAGTATAACAAAATATATAAGTAGAGGGGATACTCACACTGTCCGCCAGCGACCCACTTGATGCCGATCCACCAGAGAGTGAACATGGTACAGTGGTGGTAGACGTGTAGGAAGCTGACCTGGTTAAACTTCTTCCTCAGGATGAAGAACACCGTGTCCAGGTACTCTACTCCTTTAGAGATGAAATACCACCACAAGGCTGCTGCTATCTGTGAAtggggacgggggacggggggacgggggacgggtGGACGGGGGACGGGGGGTCGGGGGACGGACGGGGAGAtggggggacgggggacgggggggacagggagacggggggacgggggacgggggacggggacAGGGGGGACAGGTGGACGGGGGACGGGGGGACAGGGGACGGGGGGACATTAGTATCATCGAGGAGGATTTGGACAATCTTCTCCAGACAGGTTATATTTCATAACCTAAAGGGGTCATGACCTCTCTAGAGGGGAAGTTTTATGTGTCTGCTAGAATCTGTAGACTAAAGACTATAGAGCCTGATATGATCCTTGACCTTTGACCTTTCATCATCAACCTTGGACACAAAATGGTCGCTGACgtcggagaggaagaggagaagcgaaagggataactgggcccaaaatgtgtcttctgcagcAGATGGGGTTTGTATATATAAATGTTTTGCTCACCGAGGGGGTTTTCCCTCACCAGGCAAAGACTTTTTGTATGGTCAATgagagagtgtcgaatttggtcaacaaaaactGTAATGGCTTATTTGATACGAGAGGCTTATTTGATACAGGAGGCTCATTTGATACAGGAGGCTTATTTGATACAGGAGGCTCATTTGATACAGGAGGCTCATTTGATCGAATAGAACACTTTATACCTGTTGTTCAGACGTGTATCTGCCATCTCATTGGCTAGAACGGTCCCACTTTGATCTTGCCCTCCTTCCCGACTGCCTTCCATTTTTGAAGACATTTATTGtcattgttagagcggtcacttgAGTATCTGGTCCATATAATGGATCATCTGTACGGACGTGGCATGCTGCCTGGTGTAAACGTCATGGAGCAGTAGATAGGTAaacccgaccccccccccccctgctggctCCGTCTGTCTGATAGGAGGGTAAACGTCATGGAGCAGTAGCTAGGGAaaaccgacccccccccccctgctggctCCGTCTGTCTGATAGGAGGGTAAACGTCATGGAGCAGTAGCTAGGGAAaaccgaaccccccccccctgctggctCCGTCTGTCTGATAGGAGGGTAAACGTCATGGAGCAGTAGCTAGGGAaaaccgacccccccccccccccccccccccccctgctggctCCGTCTGTTTGATAGGAGGGTTTGATCAGATAAAAGAAGCCTGATCATGTTTCTTAACGACACGTCTCCCAgaggtgagtgaaagagagagcgggTATCTAATTCCATGATCCCAGTCGCTGCAAGGATCAGGGCCAGCCAGCATCTCCCAGgtactggtcatacctgtactactggtcatacctgtactactggtcataatggtactactggtcatacctgtactactggtcatacctgtactactggtcatacctgtactactggccatacctgtactactggtcatacctgtactactggccatacctgtactactggtcatacctgtactactggccatacctgtactactggtcatacctgtactactggtcatacctgtactactggtcatacctgtactaccCAGTCGCTGCAAGGATCATGACCAGCCAGCATCTCCCAGttactggtcatacctgtactactggtcatacctgtactactggtcataatggtactactggtcatacctgtactactggtcatacctgtactactggtcataatggtactactggtcatacctgtactactggccatacctgtactactggtcatacctgtactactggcCTGTACTACCCAGTCGCTGCAGGGATCAGGGCCAGCCAGCATCTCCCAGttactggtcatacctgtactactggtcataatggtactactggtcataccggtactactggtcatacctgtactactggtcatacctgtactactggtcatacctgttCTACTGGTCAAtcctgtactactggtcatacctgtactactggtcataatggtactactggccatacctgtactactggccatacctgtactactggccatacctgtactactggtcatacctgtactaccCAGTCGCTGCAGGGATCAGGGCCAGCCAGCATCTCCCAGttactggtcatacctgtactactggtcataatggtactactggtcatacctgtactactggtcatacctgtactaccCAGTCGCTGCAGGGATCAGGGCCAGCCAGCATCTCCCAGttactggtcatacctgtactactggtcataatggtactactggtcatacctgtactactggtcatacctgtactaccCAGTCGCTGCAGGGATCAGGGCCAGCCAGCATCTCCCAGttactggtcatacctgtactactggtcatacctgtactactggtcatacctgtactactggtcatacctgtactactggtcatacctgtactactggtcataatggtactactggtcatacctgtactactggccataatggtactactggtcatacctgtactactggtcatacctgtactactggtcatacctgtactactggtcataatggtactactggtcataatggtactactggtcataatggtactactggtcataatggtactactggtcataatggtactactggtcataatggtactactggtcatacctgtactactggccataatggtactactggtcatacctgtactactggtcataatggtactactggtcatacctgtactactggtcataatggtactactggtcatacctgtactactggtcataatggtactactggtcatacctgtactactggtcataatggtactactggtcatacctgtactactggtcataatggtactactggtcatacctgtactactggccataatggtactactggtcatacctgtactactggtcataatggtactactggtcatacctgtactactggtcatacctgtactactggtcatacctgtactactggtcatacctgtactactggtcataatggtactactggtcatacctgtactactggtcataatggtactactggtcatacctgtactactggtcatacctgtactactggtcatacctgtactactggtcatacctgtactactggtcttacctgtactactggtcatacctgtactactggtcatatggtcatacctgtactactggtcatacctgtactactggtcatacctgtactactggtcatatttTGTGaatattctattggttccattgcgaCAGGCAACCTGCATCAAGCCACACGAAAGATTTAgaaattatttcaaatactaCTTGAACTCAGGTCCCGGGTCGTTTCTGGGTGAACTCACCCGGACTTCATTGGGGTCGTCTGAGTAGTCAACAGACTGGCAGATGTAGCTGTATCCGGCCGCCCGAGCCGCCAGGAAGAGCTGAGAATAGAGGAGATCACCACACACTTTATTaacaccaagagagagagagaagagatcacCACACACTTTATTatccaagagagagagacagagacagatagaaagagagagagagagacagagagacagagagagagacagagagacagagagacagagagagagagagacagagagagagacagagagagagagagagacagagacagagacagagacagagacagagagagagagagagagagagagagagagagagaaactaagaGCAGACAGATATCAACTAATGGAAACAGGGAATCTAAGGAGTCTTACACAACTAAATTAGACTTTGAAATGTTTTCTGAATGCTCAAAAAAGGTGAAAGtgaaatacagtggggcaaaaaagtatttagtcagccaccaattgtgcaagttctcccacttaaaaagatgagagaggcctgtaattcatcataggtacacttcaactatgacagacaaaatgagaagaaaaaaatccagaaaatcacattgtaggattttttatgaatttatttgcaaattatggtggaaaataagtattttgtcaataacaaaagtttatctcaatactttgttatataccctttgttggcaatgacagaggtcaaacattttctgtaagtcttcacaaggttttcacacactgttgctggtattttggcccattcctccatgcagatctcctctagagcagtgatgttttggggctgttgctgggcaacatggactttcaactccctccaaagattttctatggggttgagatctggagactggctaggccactccaggaccttgaaatgcttcttacgaagccactccttcgttgcccgggcggtgtgcttgggatcattgtcatgctgaaagacccagccacgtttcatcttcaatgcccttgctgatggaaggaggttttcactcaatctcacgatacatggccccattcattctttcctttacacggatcagtcgttctggttcctttgcagaaaaacagccccaaagcatgatgtttccacccccatgcttcacagtaggtatggtgttctttggatgcaactcagcattctttgtcctccaaacacgacgagttgagtttttaccaaaaagttatattttggtttcatctgaccatatgacattctcccaatcttcttctggatcatccaaatgctctctagcaaacttcagacgggcctggacatgtactggcttaagcagggggacacgtctggcactgcaggatttgagtccctggcggcgtagtctgttactgatggtaggcttcgttactttggtcccagctctctgcaggtcattcactaggtccccctgtgtggttctgggatttttgctcaccgttcttatgatcattttgaccccacggggtgagatcttgcgtggagccccagatcgagggagattatcagtggtcttgtatgtcttccatttcctaataattgctcccacagttgatttcttcaaaccaagctgcttacctattgcagattcagtcttcccagcctggtgcaggtctacacttttgtttctggtgtcctttgacagctctttggtcttgaccatagtggagtttggagtgtgactgtttgaggttgtggacaggtgtcttttatactgataacaagttcaaacaggtgccattaatacaggtaacgagtggaggacagaggagcctcttaaagaagaagttacaggtctgtgagagacagaaatcttgcttgtttgtaggtgaccaaatacttattttccaccataatttgcaaataaattcattaaaaatcttaCAATGTGATTACAGgcatctctcatctttttaagtgggagaacttgcacaattggtggctgactaaatacttttttgccccactgtatataatatTCAACAACTCTTGGAGGACAATGAAAGTTGATTTAAGTTAGTCTCCAGTCTCTTGTGACAGATTAAATCGAGAAACTGGCCAGACCAGCAAACACACAATATTTGGTATCTGGATGTGATGAGATGAGATTTAAATAAAAGTTTAAACGTCCCCCACCTCTTTGCAGATGAAGAAGTTGAAGACGACCATGCTGAAGTTGTAGAGGATGAGTGTCTTCTTGAGCTGGAAGGGTTCTCTGTTCTGCATGTACTTGGGCCCCAGCCACAGGAACAGCAGGTAGGATGAACTGATGGCCAGCGTTGGGAGGGGGTTGTCCATCAGGGGCCATTTCTCCACTCGTTTGTCTGGGGGACAGTACAATATACTCAGTATTATCGCCATGATAAAAGGTGAGTAATATAAACATCTGACATTTCTTcctctacactgaacaaaaatagaaacgcaaacatgtaaagtgtaggttccatgtttcatgagttgaaataaaaaataaaaatccccAAAATGTTCCATACACGCACAAAAATACGTATttatctcaaatgttgtgcacaaatttgtaccCATCCCTGgtagtgagcatttctactttgccaagataatcgagccacctgacaggtgttgcatatcaagaagccgattaaacagcatgatcattacacaggtgcaccttgtgctgggggacaataaaaggccactctaaaatgggcagttttgtcacccaacacaatgccacagacgtgTCAagctttgagggagtgtgcaattggcatgctgactacaggaacatccaccagagctgtttccagataattgaatgttcatttctctaccataagccgcctccaacgttgttttttttaaatttggcagtacgtccaattggcctcacaaccgcagaccaagtgtgtaaccacggcagcccaggacctccacatccgtcttcttcacctgcgggatcgtctggggggtgggggggtatttctgtctgtaataaagcccttttctgGAGgataactcattctgattggctgggcctgggcctgggtGGGACTGAtctccttctatgaactgtaactcagtaaaatggttGAAATTGtggcatgttgcgttcatatttttgttcagtgtagaaagagaaagagacttGTATTCTGAGATTCTCGCAAACAAAGATCAAGATTAAacctctctctaataaacacacacacacacacacacaaacacacacacacacacacacacacacacacacacacacacacacacacacacacacacacacacacacacacacacacacacacacacacacacacacacacacacacacacacacacacacacacacacacacacacacacacacacacacacacacacacacgggagtgTGAGGATTACCTGCGATGGTAAGGGCCCATTTATATAAATTAATGGTATCATTTATCAGATGTGTGGTGAGCTCCATCTTTGCAGGCCAGTATCGGAGTTCCCCTGGCAGAAAGACACACGGAGAAGACAGCAGAAGAGCTCAGTAAAACATCCTCGGGTGTTTTAACATCATCCAGCTATCACTGAACACTACCacgtagcccccccccccccccccccccccccccatctgttgAGGAGGTCATCCTCTCTCTGACAGCTTCTACAGTATTACTGGGATGAAATAGGAGGCGTAGAGCTTCTTGGAATAACTCTGGGCTTCATTCGGTCAATTATTAAGCCATTTCATTTCGGCTATTCTTATCCAGCAACATTTCTCTGCACAAGTTCAACGATGTATCTACAGTCCTTCCGCACATTCTGCTGTTAAAGTAAACAAATAGACTTCCATCAATATCTATCCGTTCCTGACAGaccgtggggagagagaggatgggggcggCGATTCTGCTGCTGCACTGTTCTGCTCCGTGACGTGATAGACGAATGGTCCTCTATTCTAGCGACGCACAAATACCTGGCTGACACCGCTTTTTGACTCGTGGGTCTGACTGTCCGCACCGTCGCTAACCGGCATCCAATCTGTAGTCCTATGCTATTTCCTTCAAAACTACAATTAGATGTTACATTCCGACATGTTTTATATCCAACCAGGTCTTTGCAGAGTGCGCGAACagagtagtaataatatagtatatTGGCCTAGAGCGCGTGGATAACACCGTGTGATTTAATGATCTCTGAACGGTAGCCTAAATATgacgctgcccccccccctccttctgaCCAGCAACCAAGCCGTATTTAATCTGATGGGAATAATGCATTATGACCAATTAAAATATAGgcatattacaaaaaatatatgtCTGGATATTTGAGTAGGGTAGAATAGGCAACATAGATGATTAGCATTGTGGCCCTCCACGACACTGTGATAACACGGCAATGTGCTATTCATTGATCATACATGGACCATTTCCCAATCCTATAATTCGAACCATAAAATAAAGGAAAACGAGCAAGCTAGCTAATTGTATCCAGTAAAATAAGTCAAATATAGCGAAACTCTGCGCACTATTATTTGATGAGAATGAAGATTCTTGTTCTCTTACCGTGTCGACAGATAGGGCTATACACGGTCCTTATATTGTGACACTCAGTACAAGGTCATGCAATCTTAATAGTTCCACAGTTTCGGCTACCCAAAActctaatatatatttttatatatatccGCGGTTATGTTCCTATATAAGACTAGTTAACATAACGGCCGAAAAGAGAAATCCGTTATACAGGCAACATAATGACTGCAACCCTTTTCACTGCAGCTGGAAACGGTTCTCCGGTGCTACTCGTTGGACTGATGACAGACACGGTTTGATGGTGCGCATGCGTAGACCTGTAGTCGAATGCAGCAGTAGTGGAGACCGGGAATATGTAACCGACCTCTCCGTTGTGATCTTGGCTGTACATCATAGGCTACCTG
The DNA window shown above is from Salvelinus fontinalis isolate EN_2023a unplaced genomic scaffold, ASM2944872v1 scaffold_1794, whole genome shotgun sequence and carries:
- the LOC129850018 gene encoding elongation of very long chain fatty acids protein 4-like, with the translated sequence MELTTHLINDTINLYKWALTIADKRVEKWPLMDNPLPTLAISSSYLLFLWLGPKYMQNREPFQLKKTLILYNFSMVVFNFFICKELFLAARAAGYSYICQSVDYSDDPNEVRIAAALWWYFISKGVEYLDTVFFILRKKFNQVSFLHVYHHCTMFTLWWIGIKWVAGGQSFFGAHMNAAIHVLMYLYYGLASFGPKIQKYLWWKKYLTVIQMVRDPFTVT